The genome window TCGCGGCTAAGCTAAACGTGAGCTCCGTGATGCTCGTGCTGCCGATGCATCAGGCCTCGACTATCGCTCGCCCTCTCTCACCCGTCGCAGGCGTGGTCGTCGCGATAGCGGGCATGCTAAAGTGCAGTCCGCTCGATATCGTCAAACGCTGCAGCGTGCCGGCGGTCTTGGGCCTGCTTAGCCACCATATTTTCGTATTTTTACTCTCGTTGTGAGGCGTAAAATGGAGCTTCCTAGATGGACGTTTGAGGACGCGTACGGCGACTTTGACGATGCGAGATTTACGGATGCACTCTCAAATTTGGACGAAATTTTAGGCGAGATAGAGGGGCTGCTGGGCTCTAGCGGCGGGCTAAATTTGCTGATAAACGCATACGAGCGCGGCTTTGAGGAGGCAAACTCCTTGCTCGCATTTTGCCGCTGCAAATCAAGCGACGACGCCAAAGACGAGCGAGCAGGTGCGGCCGAGGCGAAAATCAGGGAGAAATTTTTGCGTCTTGAGCGGACGAAAGAGATCATTTTTGAAAAGATGGATGCGCTAGATCCCTCCGATACCGCGCGCCAAACGCAGGAGTTTGCGCGGATAAAATTTCTTTACGATGAGCGAAAAAGTAGCTGGCGGGCAAAATTTGACGCAAAGGAGCGTAAAATTTACGAGGATACGGCGGCTAGCAGTTTCGCTCCGCTTTACGGCGTATTTAGACATCTAAACAACCTCATCGCCGTGCAGGCTACCGATAAAAAGGGCGTAAAAAGCGTCTATAATCTCTCAAAATGCGTGGGCGTTTTAAAGGGCTCGCCAGATACCGCGCTGCGAAAGAGCGTGTTTGAGGGGCTAGCGGATCATTACGGTAAGCACGCGAGCTTGTACGCCGACGTTTTAAATTTGCTTCAGGGCTTTAGGCTGAGCGAATTTAGGGCGGCGGGGACGGATATCCTCACGCCTAGCCTGCAGCAAAACAAGATCAGCGAGCAGGCCGTAACGGCGATGTTTGCGGCGCTAGATCGCAGATCAGACAAGATCAGAGAGTGCGTGAGCCTGCGCGCGAAGTACTTCCCGCAGGGTAAAATTTACGCCCGCGATCTGCTCGCGCCGTCTCCTTTTACTAGCGCGGAGGAGATCTCCTACGAGCGGGCGATAGAGACGATCT of Campylobacter showae contains these proteins:
- a CDS encoding M3 family metallopeptidase is translated as MELPRWTFEDAYGDFDDARFTDALSNLDEILGEIEGLLGSSGGLNLLINAYERGFEEANSLLAFCRCKSSDDAKDERAGAAEAKIREKFLRLERTKEIIFEKMDALDPSDTARQTQEFARIKFLYDERKSSWRAKFDAKERKIYEDTAASSFAPLYGVFRHLNNLIAVQATDKKGVKSVYNLSKCVGVLKGSPDTALRKSVFEGLADHYGKHASLYADVLNLLQGFRLSEFRAAGTDILTPSLQQNKISEQAVTAMFAALDRRSDKIRECVSLRAKYFPQGKIYARDLLAPSPFTSAEEISYERAIETICEALGEVGEEIPEFIKMMLQKCWIEAQVRENKAGGAFYTRFDKFRQPRVFSSYMGTQAHMIQQAHELGHAWHYWIMRDLPALQTQFPMTLAEAASTFNEAVLRNYLRKNSSDKNLLFDILWQELKSAANFMLHIGVRFDFEIAFLKARLKGAVGAAQIEELMQKAWRGRYGDTTQDAEGFLPYFKLHFYKTDQYIYNYPYTVGYLLSQFLLGEFRRAGDKFIGAYKAFLRECGVMSVEALLQKHFGKDARTLEFWLECVDNALIYADEFKRLEKQMELDKAAKSDG